From the genome of Lawsonella clevelandensis, one region includes:
- a CDS encoding ABC transporter ATP-binding protein/permease → MAKTTKTKKSPKEPLGTRAGTCVIRLALLLGLITTATTGGLFVLLGTVIDAANNGTDVSGGTITGIIVLALVSTLIVGFSLFLTQTSAVWEELHLRHKLVSHLMSLGTQERSAERTGSIVSLLTDDTERISYYRQTFLGPMIGSMLAPVITILIIGTTIDWEIAGWLALTIPAVPILIGSFEMVFRKVSGKTVSARWELSSTYLDAIQGLTTLRTFRAAKRISRQLADIGESNRVSMMKLLFGNQLVIFIVDAVFSLVMITLSAFLSYQALRDGDITIGQAVAVVLLSTIMLEPLDRIGQFFYVGMGGLAAQRKARAFLAEKPAYHIISDEKRATDPTVHQEAAASAQPGAITLHNVTFAYSADEDAKQVLRNLNLDIAPGEHVGLIGTSGGGKSTLAGLVLGDLVPRTGSVTVDGKIVGEVPAAQIRSGTAAVNQTTWLFTGTLADNLRIAKADATQDEMWQALDTAALAEDVRTMPDGLNTEVGERGYSLSGGQAQRLAIARAILADAPIMVFDEPTSHVDINSEAAILAAMEKVGRGKTVLTIAHRPTALRDVDRILVLKDGELAEEKQS, encoded by the coding sequence ATGGCAAAGACCACGAAGACCAAGAAATCTCCGAAGGAACCACTGGGGACACGCGCTGGAACCTGCGTCATCCGCCTCGCCCTTCTCTTGGGACTCATCACCACCGCAACCACCGGAGGCCTCTTTGTCCTTCTCGGCACCGTCATTGACGCTGCCAACAACGGCACAGATGTCAGCGGTGGCACCATCACCGGCATCATTGTCCTGGCGCTCGTCTCCACCCTCATCGTCGGGTTCAGCCTCTTCCTCACACAGACCTCCGCCGTCTGGGAAGAACTCCACCTCCGGCACAAACTGGTCAGCCACCTCATGAGCCTCGGCACCCAGGAACGCTCCGCGGAACGCACCGGTAGCATCGTCAGCCTGCTCACCGACGATACCGAACGCATCTCCTATTACCGGCAGACCTTCCTCGGCCCCATGATCGGCTCCATGCTGGCCCCCGTCATCACCATCCTCATCATCGGCACCACCATCGACTGGGAAATCGCCGGCTGGCTAGCTCTCACCATCCCCGCAGTACCCATCCTCATCGGCAGCTTCGAAATGGTGTTCCGAAAAGTCTCTGGCAAGACCGTCAGTGCGCGTTGGGAACTCTCCTCCACCTACCTGGACGCCATCCAAGGCCTCACCACCCTGCGGACCTTCCGTGCCGCCAAGCGCATCTCCAGGCAACTCGCAGACATTGGTGAAAGCAACCGCGTCAGCATGATGAAACTCCTTTTCGGAAACCAGCTGGTCATCTTCATCGTCGACGCCGTCTTCTCCCTGGTCATGATCACCCTCTCCGCTTTCCTCTCCTACCAAGCCCTCCGCGACGGAGACATCACCATCGGCCAAGCCGTTGCCGTCGTCCTGCTCTCCACCATCATGCTGGAGCCCCTCGACCGCATCGGCCAATTCTTCTACGTCGGTATGGGAGGCCTCGCTGCCCAGCGCAAAGCCCGCGCCTTCCTCGCCGAAAAACCCGCCTATCACATCATCAGTGACGAAAAGCGGGCCACCGATCCCACCGTTCACCAGGAGGCCGCTGCCAGCGCACAGCCCGGCGCCATCACCCTCCACAATGTCACCTTCGCCTACAGCGCCGACGAGGACGCCAAACAGGTCCTCCGCAACCTCAACCTCGACATTGCCCCCGGCGAACATGTGGGCCTCATCGGCACCTCCGGGGGCGGAAAATCCACCCTTGCTGGGCTCGTCCTGGGCGACCTCGTTCCCCGCACCGGCTCCGTCACCGTTGACGGAAAGATCGTGGGCGAAGTCCCGGCCGCACAGATCCGCTCCGGTACCGCCGCCGTCAACCAAACCACCTGGCTCTTCACCGGCACACTGGCAGACAACCTCCGCATCGCCAAAGCCGATGCCACCCAAGACGAAATGTGGCAAGCACTCGACACCGCCGCCCTCGCCGAAGATGTCCGCACCATGCCCGACGGCCTCAACACCGAGGTTGGCGAACGTGGCTACTCACTCTCCGGTGGCCAAGCGCAACGCCTCGCCATCGCCCGCGCTATCCTCGCCGATGCCCCCATTATGGTGTTTGACGAGCCCACCTCACACGTCGATATCAACTCTGAAGCGGCCATCCTCGCCGCCATGGAAAAGGTAGGCCGCGGCAAGACCGTGCTCACCATCGCCCACCGCCCCACCGCCCTCCGCGACGTGGACCGTATCCTCGTCCTCAAGGACGGGGAACTCGCAGAGGAGAAGCAGTCATGA
- the ybaK gene encoding Cys-tRNA(Pro) deacylase — translation MKKAASTPANTPALVALSHTSLNYRVHTYENESEHYGQEAAQVMVDRLGIEPEQIYKTLIIELSGTLAPGESPLAVAIVPVTTTLTVKKAATALGAHKAHMAAVALAEKTTGYVAGGISPLGQKRALRTVIDESALLWDTIFVSGGRRGCDLEIAPGDLITLTNAIVADIAAQ, via the coding sequence GTGAAAAAAGCTGCTTCAACCCCCGCTAACACCCCTGCTCTTGTTGCTCTCTCCCACACCTCACTCAACTACCGCGTGCACACCTACGAGAACGAGTCAGAACACTACGGCCAAGAAGCCGCACAAGTGATGGTGGATCGGCTGGGCATCGAACCGGAGCAGATCTATAAAACCCTCATCATTGAGCTTTCCGGCACCCTCGCCCCCGGTGAGTCACCCCTCGCAGTCGCCATTGTCCCCGTCACCACTACTCTCACCGTGAAAAAGGCTGCGACGGCTCTGGGCGCACACAAAGCACATATGGCTGCCGTTGCCCTCGCCGAGAAAACAACGGGATACGTGGCTGGCGGTATCTCTCCATTAGGCCAGAAGCGAGCACTCCGCACTGTTATCGACGAAAGCGCCTTGTTGTGGGACACCATTTTTGTGTCTGGCGGACGGCGCGGCTGCGACCTGGAGATCGCACCTGGTGACCTCATTACCCTAACGAACGCGATAGTCGCCGATATCGCAGCACAATAG
- a CDS encoding sigma-70 family RNA polymerase sigma factor, translating into MAARFERDALPLLDQLYGAAMRMTRNPADAEDLVQETYAKAFSSFASYKEGTNLKAWLYRIMTNTYINTYRKKQRQPYHSPAEEMTDAQVAEVANHHATGLRSAEVEALDNLPDETIKHALNELPEDRRMVVYYADVEGLPYKEISEIMDTPIGTVMSRLHRGRKQLRESLRDVALAAGIGGEGGEL; encoded by the coding sequence TTGGCCGCACGTTTTGAGCGCGATGCACTGCCTCTCTTGGACCAACTCTACGGTGCAGCAATGCGGATGACGCGTAACCCTGCCGATGCTGAAGACCTCGTGCAGGAAACGTACGCGAAGGCATTCTCCTCCTTCGCTTCCTATAAAGAAGGCACCAATCTTAAAGCTTGGCTCTACCGCATTATGACGAATACGTACATCAATACGTATCGGAAGAAGCAACGCCAGCCGTATCATTCCCCCGCGGAAGAGATGACGGACGCGCAAGTTGCTGAGGTAGCGAACCACCACGCCACAGGTCTCCGGTCCGCCGAAGTAGAGGCCCTGGATAATCTCCCCGACGAGACTATTAAGCATGCGCTCAATGAGCTTCCGGAGGATCGTCGTATGGTGGTGTACTACGCGGATGTGGAGGGACTGCCCTATAAGGAGATTTCAGAGATCATGGACACTCCCATCGGAACGGTCATGTCTCGTCTACACCGTGGACGGAAACAGCTGCGTGAGTCGCTTCGAGATGTCGCACTAGCCGCCGGTATTGGTGGAGAGGGGGGAGAACTGTGA
- a CDS encoding 50S ribosomal protein bL37 produces the protein MGKRGRKKRARKGSKANHGKRPNS, from the coding sequence ATGGGAAAGCGTGGACGCAAGAAGCGCGCCCGTAAGGGCAGCAAGGCCAACCACGGAAAGCGGCCAAACTCTTAA
- a CDS encoding WhiB family transcriptional regulator, with protein sequence MDWRHEALCRDEDPELFFPVGNSGPALAQIACAKLVCNRCPVTNQCLAWAIESGQDAGVWGGMSEEERRALKRRKARVRARSTV encoded by the coding sequence ATGGATTGGCGCCATGAAGCACTCTGCCGCGACGAGGACCCGGAACTCTTCTTCCCCGTAGGAAATTCTGGTCCCGCGCTGGCGCAGATTGCCTGTGCAAAGCTGGTCTGTAATCGCTGCCCGGTGACCAACCAGTGCCTCGCGTGGGCCATTGAATCCGGTCAGGATGCCGGTGTCTGGGGAGGCATGAGCGAGGAAGAGCGGCGCGCCCTCAAGCGTCGTAAGGCTCGCGTCCGTGCCCGCAGCACCGTCTAA
- a CDS encoding Rv3212 family protein, whose protein sequence is MAAQHASASPRLRRRSRPVRVAAERYTVRDVVAVALIMVAVVVLAAVTWVTGGRSHAILARGGQVQSGAPITREPTGLVVAWRAPSPVTATRLVRGPLTAGPVVLTGTFEAVTARSPMTGEMVWEYRRGIPLCALEAAWGGAVTVWDFPGGCGDVMLIKGDGGRYGPSRSGFAAGPRRIVTGGQHVLSYGPHQVESWRADLVRTMLVGPSETPLEPDQAQRTVCDVVDATENDDTVGVLRRCPGDASLRFTFFNAVPKEDVTPELEGSWLTGAHHGAVLEVTDSRALLYLAEPTPRFVVLRHSRREGSDEAARTTVRVLAMTRAEHGRAALPGIPIVRTDKSLFWNDGENLYAFDAETLAPKWSAAHVVGTPGILSSLMGSPHWLVAPVRGGLALLDGNTGKQARLLPVAGPAIRKVVVIGGMIVVQQGDTILGLSPLWDVH, encoded by the coding sequence ATGGCCGCCCAGCATGCTTCTGCTTCTCCTCGCCTGCGCCGCCGGTCCCGCCCTGTGCGGGTAGCGGCGGAACGCTATACCGTTCGCGATGTCGTTGCGGTGGCTCTCATAATGGTGGCAGTTGTCGTGTTGGCGGCGGTCACGTGGGTGACGGGAGGCCGGTCCCACGCCATTCTCGCCCGTGGCGGGCAAGTACAGAGTGGTGCTCCTATTACGCGTGAACCAACTGGGCTGGTCGTGGCGTGGCGGGCCCCATCTCCGGTGACCGCCACTCGGCTGGTGCGCGGTCCGCTCACCGCTGGCCCGGTGGTACTGACGGGCACGTTTGAGGCCGTTACTGCGCGCAGCCCGATGACGGGCGAGATGGTGTGGGAGTACCGGCGTGGTATCCCTTTGTGTGCGCTGGAAGCCGCGTGGGGCGGGGCGGTTACTGTCTGGGACTTCCCTGGTGGGTGCGGCGATGTCATGCTTATTAAGGGCGATGGCGGGCGGTATGGACCCTCTCGGTCTGGTTTTGCAGCTGGTCCACGTCGGATTGTGACCGGCGGACAGCATGTTCTTTCCTATGGACCGCACCAGGTGGAGTCCTGGCGCGCTGATTTGGTGCGAACAATGCTGGTGGGTCCCAGCGAAACTCCCTTGGAACCAGATCAAGCACAGCGGACGGTGTGTGACGTCGTGGATGCTACCGAGAATGATGACACGGTGGGTGTGCTGCGGCGGTGTCCTGGCGATGCCTCCCTGCGATTCACCTTCTTTAACGCTGTTCCGAAGGAGGATGTCACTCCTGAACTAGAGGGGAGCTGGTTGACGGGTGCGCACCATGGAGCGGTGCTGGAAGTCACTGATTCTCGAGCTTTGCTCTATTTGGCCGAACCTACCCCACGTTTTGTCGTGTTACGCCATTCGCGTCGGGAGGGTTCCGATGAAGCTGCGCGTACGACAGTGCGGGTGCTCGCGATGACTCGTGCGGAACATGGGCGGGCGGCGTTACCGGGTATTCCGATTGTGCGGACTGATAAGTCCCTTTTCTGGAATGACGGTGAGAATCTCTACGCTTTCGATGCGGAGACTCTTGCGCCGAAGTGGAGTGCTGCGCACGTGGTGGGTACACCGGGTATTCTGTCGAGCCTGATGGGTTCTCCACATTGGTTGGTCGCTCCGGTGCGTGGGGGGCTCGCATTGTTGGATGGAAATACGGGTAAGCAGGCTCGGTTGTTGCCAGTTGCGGGGCCGGCAATCCGCAAAGTTGTGGTTATTGGGGGCATGATTGTGGTCCAGCAGGGTGACACTATCCTGGGACTTTCGCCTTTATGGGATGTGCATTAG
- a CDS encoding DEAD/DEAH box helicase — translation MAQPSNSEESQQHESDLDMNVQTTVLDDGATSTANSPTFAALGVHPAIVEALAEKGIDHTFAIQELTLPLAMAGQDLIGQARTGMGKTYGFGVPLLHRLVTSPDRPLDGTPRALVVVPTRELCLQVEEDLAHAAHTLRVQERTEDGDETGRVRPLSVLAVYGGTPYEPQIKALKKGVDLVVGTPGRLMDLAQQHHLILGKVAVLVLDEADEMLDLGFLPDMEKILGMVPEDRQTMLFSATMPGPIIRLSRSFLRQPTHIRAESVNASATHENTVQFVYRAHALNKTEMVARILQAEGRGKTMLFTRTKRTAQKLAEELAERGFRVATVHGDLGQVAREKALDAFRDGTVDVLVATDVAARGIDVDDVTHVINYQCPEDDKTYVHRIGRTGRAGNSGVAVTLVDWDDIPRWMLIDKALDLGKGEPEETYHTSEHLYSDLGIDPDVKGEVGPAQELIGVPTRRRSRARDGQGGRAGERGKRNGERREVRGRARQRKRTRAGATQGAEVQQAAPPKEHKTVAKDSVDKNASASSAKETGAQQSQGSQRRRRRRRRNQHSSAE, via the coding sequence ATGGCCCAACCCTCCAACTCTGAAGAGTCTCAGCAGCACGAGTCCGACCTGGACATGAATGTCCAGACGACGGTGCTGGATGATGGTGCAACGAGCACCGCTAACTCCCCTACTTTTGCCGCTTTGGGCGTCCATCCCGCTATTGTGGAGGCGCTCGCAGAAAAAGGTATTGACCATACTTTTGCTATCCAGGAGCTCACCCTCCCGCTGGCCATGGCCGGCCAGGATCTTATTGGCCAAGCCCGTACTGGCATGGGCAAAACTTATGGTTTCGGGGTGCCGCTGCTGCACCGATTGGTGACGTCTCCGGATCGTCCGCTGGACGGTACACCCCGTGCCCTGGTAGTAGTTCCGACTCGTGAGCTGTGCCTGCAGGTGGAAGAAGATCTTGCACATGCTGCCCACACCCTACGGGTGCAGGAACGGACGGAGGATGGCGACGAGACCGGCCGGGTACGTCCCCTGTCAGTTTTAGCGGTCTATGGTGGCACCCCCTACGAGCCGCAGATTAAGGCTCTGAAGAAGGGGGTTGATCTGGTAGTAGGTACCCCCGGCCGATTGATGGATCTGGCCCAGCAACATCACCTCATCCTTGGCAAGGTGGCTGTGCTGGTATTGGATGAGGCCGATGAAATGCTGGACTTGGGATTTCTTCCCGATATGGAGAAGATCCTTGGCATGGTTCCGGAGGATCGGCAGACGATGCTCTTCTCTGCCACCATGCCCGGACCCATCATCCGTCTCTCGCGATCTTTCTTGCGCCAGCCCACCCATATTCGGGCCGAGTCGGTAAATGCCTCTGCTACGCATGAGAACACCGTCCAGTTTGTGTATCGAGCCCACGCCCTTAACAAGACAGAGATGGTAGCGCGCATTCTGCAAGCCGAGGGGCGTGGTAAGACGATGCTCTTTACCCGGACTAAGCGCACCGCCCAGAAGTTGGCGGAAGAACTTGCGGAGCGCGGTTTCCGGGTCGCTACCGTCCACGGCGATTTGGGCCAAGTGGCCCGGGAAAAAGCTCTTGATGCATTCCGCGACGGCACCGTGGATGTGCTGGTGGCTACCGATGTGGCGGCCCGCGGTATTGACGTTGATGATGTCACCCACGTCATTAACTACCAATGCCCAGAGGATGACAAGACATATGTCCACCGCATTGGCCGTACCGGTCGTGCGGGCAACTCTGGTGTTGCTGTTACGTTGGTGGACTGGGATGACATTCCTCGCTGGATGCTCATCGACAAGGCCCTAGATTTGGGGAAGGGTGAGCCGGAGGAGACCTACCACACCTCCGAGCACCTTTACTCCGACCTCGGGATTGATCCCGACGTGAAGGGCGAAGTGGGCCCCGCACAGGAGCTCATTGGGGTGCCCACGCGGCGCCGGAGCCGAGCCCGGGATGGCCAGGGTGGCCGCGCTGGAGAGCGCGGTAAGCGCAATGGTGAGCGCCGCGAAGTACGGGGTCGGGCCCGCCAGCGGAAGCGCACTCGTGCTGGCGCCACCCAGGGGGCGGAGGTGCAGCAGGCTGCTCCTCCCAAGGAACACAAGACTGTTGCCAAGGATTCTGTAGATAAGAATGCCTCTGCTAGTTCCGCCAAAGAGACTGGCGCGCAGCAGAGCCAAGGTTCCCAACGGCGTCGGCGCCGCCGCCGTCGTAACCAGCATTCCTCCGCTGAGTAG
- a CDS encoding DUF3107 family protein, whose product MAVTVKITLQDSPVQISAQVDDGAAVLAQVKDALASQAGVLEFTDVKKHQYVVAASKIVAAEVSAEEGRKVGFAN is encoded by the coding sequence ATGGCCGTCACCGTCAAGATCACCCTGCAGGACTCTCCCGTCCAGATTTCTGCCCAGGTGGACGATGGTGCAGCAGTGCTAGCACAGGTGAAGGACGCCCTCGCCTCCCAGGCCGGTGTCCTGGAGTTTACCGATGTGAAGAAGCACCAGTACGTTGTCGCCGCCTCCAAGATTGTCGCCGCGGAGGTCTCCGCCGAAGAAGGTCGCAAAGTTGGCTTCGCCAACTAG
- a CDS encoding TetR/AcrR family transcriptional regulator: protein MNTTSTSRVSREERREAILDAARRHFVSNGYHGTGMDDVASTLGLSKPIVYQYFSSKHDLYLAVLEKAGENLEETIGAVLNQPGRNRDVVQASVRAFFEFVADDMQYYRLLFDSDMLDDVDAAERVEGVTSAVVERIAAHIASDTGLAAPQAQVLASSVVGASESAAKAWLRTSQSDLDIDTASDLIAGMMWSGLRALPAQP, encoded by the coding sequence GTGAACACCACGTCTACTAGTCGAGTGTCGCGAGAAGAACGGCGCGAGGCAATTTTGGACGCGGCGCGTCGCCATTTTGTCTCTAACGGATACCACGGGACGGGTATGGATGATGTGGCCAGCACACTGGGGCTCAGTAAGCCCATCGTCTACCAGTATTTTTCTTCCAAGCACGATCTTTATTTGGCAGTGCTGGAAAAGGCGGGGGAAAACTTGGAGGAGACCATCGGCGCAGTGCTCAACCAGCCGGGCCGTAATCGTGATGTCGTGCAGGCGTCGGTGCGCGCTTTCTTCGAGTTCGTCGCCGATGACATGCAGTACTACCGGCTGCTTTTCGACTCCGACATGCTCGATGATGTAGATGCTGCGGAGCGGGTTGAGGGGGTGACGTCTGCTGTCGTGGAACGGATTGCGGCCCATATTGCGAGCGACACGGGGCTCGCTGCCCCGCAGGCTCAGGTGTTGGCTAGTTCAGTGGTGGGGGCAAGCGAGTCGGCAGCCAAGGCGTGGCTGCGAACGTCTCAGAGCGATCTGGATATCGACACAGCCTCCGACCTCATTGCGGGGATGATGTGGAGCGGTCTACGTGCGCTGCCGGCACAGCCGTAG
- a CDS encoding DUF3152 domain-containing protein — protein MAPQHPSPHSTRSTSAASEQAKRSGAWLVGGMLLALLAVVIIIVGIVQAVQSTHTTTGHQSATVEQSDGHSAARPSDPALAAIVAAAALPAGGPYTERGTGEFVTDPLHVAPSMEPSAVTTPGQGAPNSVADAIAAATLGAVTIPYTIDIEGGINTSQIGGRDTFAWWVHSALGDPRGWVSGGHRSFHQFDTAGLAALQKEPTGVGADLRKTALHFTLATPLTTRKLCGYSLPVETSCWSSQTRRVVINMARFIRGAATFPHDLSGYRYYVINHELGHGLGFGHEVCGAANGVAPVMMQQTLTLRNADIVALEPSLSSAPGFSASSTCQPNSWPNPENVTASTLPELPVSETP, from the coding sequence GTGGCTCCTCAACACCCCTCTCCACACTCCACAAGATCTACAAGTGCCGCTTCTGAACAGGCAAAAAGAAGTGGAGCATGGCTGGTTGGCGGCATGCTACTGGCACTCCTCGCCGTGGTCATCATCATCGTGGGTATTGTCCAAGCCGTACAGTCCACACACACCACCACTGGCCACCAGTCGGCCACCGTAGAACAGTCTGACGGTCACTCAGCTGCCCGCCCCTCCGACCCCGCCCTTGCTGCGATCGTTGCTGCGGCAGCCCTCCCTGCGGGCGGCCCCTACACCGAGCGAGGCACCGGGGAGTTCGTCACCGACCCACTCCACGTCGCCCCCAGCATGGAACCGAGCGCAGTGACCACACCAGGGCAGGGAGCCCCCAACTCGGTGGCAGATGCCATTGCCGCTGCCACGCTCGGAGCCGTCACCATCCCCTACACCATCGACATTGAGGGGGGCATCAACACCAGCCAGATCGGTGGCCGTGACACTTTTGCCTGGTGGGTGCATTCGGCATTGGGGGACCCACGCGGTTGGGTGAGCGGCGGACACCGTAGCTTCCACCAGTTCGACACGGCAGGTCTCGCTGCCCTCCAGAAAGAGCCCACCGGAGTAGGGGCTGACCTTCGCAAAACTGCCCTCCACTTCACCCTTGCTACTCCGCTGACGACCCGCAAACTGTGTGGCTACAGTCTTCCCGTGGAAACCTCCTGCTGGTCCTCGCAGACACGTCGAGTCGTCATCAACATGGCACGCTTCATCCGTGGAGCCGCCACCTTCCCCCACGACCTCTCCGGCTACCGCTACTACGTCATCAATCATGAGCTTGGACATGGTTTGGGCTTTGGGCACGAAGTATGTGGAGCCGCCAATGGCGTCGCCCCGGTGATGATGCAGCAAACCCTCACCCTTCGCAATGCGGACATTGTGGCACTTGAGCCGAGTCTATCCAGCGCTCCCGGGTTCTCCGCCAGCTCCACCTGTCAGCCCAACTCCTGGCCCAACCCGGAAAACGTTACTGCCTCTACGCTTCCAGAGCTTCCCGTCTCCGAAACCCCCTAA
- a CDS encoding HesA/MoeB/ThiF family protein, with product MTPRLLPSARASLAPLAPVGDPLTADQEGRYARHLNLPGVGEEGQRRLSAARVLVIGAGGLGSPVLLYLAAAGVGTIGIVDDDVVDLSNLQRQVIHSSASVGEPKGESAAQRMRGVNPGVNVIPFPLRLRDGDFAQFGTDWDLVVDATDNFATRYLVNDLARQLGVPEVMGSVLHWRGQVTSFWEQCPDPARAVTLRDLYPQEPSADAPSREPGAGIMGALCCTIGGFMATEAVKLLLGQGDNLLGRVLYYDALQMRIREITLRPDR from the coding sequence ATGACACCTCGCCTCCTGCCCTCCGCCCGTGCCTCTCTTGCCCCCCTTGCCCCGGTGGGCGACCCACTTACCGCCGACCAGGAAGGGCGCTACGCTCGGCATCTCAACTTGCCCGGTGTGGGGGAGGAGGGGCAGCGCCGCCTCTCCGCAGCCCGGGTGCTTGTCATCGGAGCCGGTGGCTTGGGCTCTCCCGTATTGTTGTACCTGGCCGCAGCTGGGGTAGGCACTATTGGTATCGTCGATGATGATGTGGTGGATCTTTCTAATTTGCAGCGGCAGGTGATTCACTCCTCCGCTTCTGTGGGGGAGCCAAAGGGGGAGTCGGCCGCCCAGCGTATGCGGGGAGTCAATCCGGGTGTAAACGTCATACCCTTTCCGCTTCGTCTCCGTGACGGCGACTTTGCCCAGTTTGGGACCGACTGGGATCTGGTGGTGGATGCCACCGATAACTTTGCCACCCGCTACCTCGTTAACGACCTCGCCCGTCAGTTGGGAGTACCGGAGGTGATGGGCTCGGTCCTGCACTGGCGCGGCCAAGTGACGAGTTTTTGGGAACAATGTCCCGACCCAGCCCGAGCCGTCACCTTACGAGATTTGTACCCACAGGAGCCCTCCGCCGATGCTCCCTCTCGGGAACCGGGCGCCGGCATTATGGGGGCGCTCTGCTGCACTATCGGTGGCTTCATGGCGACAGAAGCCGTGAAGCTCCTCTTGGGGCAGGGCGATAATCTACTCGGTCGGGTGTTGTATTACGACGCGCTGCAGATGCGTATCCGAGAAATCACTCTTCGCCCTGATAGGTAG
- a CDS encoding TIGR02569 family protein — MLQPSPNVLNAFGLRDPHLSPAPRGWGGGVLAGPIVLTPVADRARATWSARVRDTLDPSGIRIARPFRATDGRTIVGDWRADHYGPGALQNRPDEVIATSLRLHDVLATQERPRFLVGAPSSPWTEADYFSMADRAAFHPAGLELLRDYLPHGTGVDGGLRADIAAGVELYQQFADLREDIHAPAQVVHGDMLFGTLFAPGTAPLVPDIVPYWHNPAWAAGVVVVDALNWAGADADLPQRWRHLPEWPQQLLRAYLFRLGLHLVHRHSAASAYNKLLHTGVVIADLVADSSAAEPAVAAPAVLTAEPVTESVREPAAEPTVAIPSAVVAPAAVAPIEVPSTEITRDESEGSGTGLDTSPEPTSWEDTAEFPEIADAWEGTPDTPALADSELETGKNTMSPEHH; from the coding sequence ATGCTGCAGCCCTCTCCGAATGTCCTCAACGCTTTTGGTTTGCGTGATCCGCATCTCAGCCCTGCCCCCCGGGGTTGGGGCGGAGGAGTGCTCGCTGGCCCCATCGTGCTAACCCCAGTGGCTGATCGTGCCCGGGCTACCTGGTCTGCCCGCGTCCGCGACACCCTCGACCCTTCCGGAATCCGCATCGCCAGACCGTTCCGGGCTACGGACGGTCGCACAATTGTGGGGGACTGGCGGGCTGACCACTACGGTCCGGGAGCTTTGCAGAATCGTCCCGATGAGGTCATCGCTACGTCTCTCCGCCTGCATGACGTTCTCGCCACCCAGGAACGTCCCCGTTTCCTCGTTGGTGCCCCGTCCTCTCCCTGGACGGAGGCAGACTACTTCAGCATGGCGGACCGGGCAGCTTTCCACCCCGCTGGGCTGGAACTACTCCGGGACTATCTGCCGCATGGCACTGGAGTAGACGGTGGCCTGCGGGCTGACATTGCTGCCGGGGTGGAGCTCTATCAACAGTTCGCAGATTTACGAGAAGATATCCACGCACCTGCCCAAGTTGTCCATGGTGACATGCTGTTCGGAACACTCTTTGCACCGGGTACTGCTCCGCTGGTTCCTGATATTGTGCCCTACTGGCATAACCCGGCATGGGCTGCCGGAGTGGTAGTGGTGGATGCCCTGAATTGGGCGGGAGCAGATGCCGACCTGCCACAGCGTTGGCGTCACCTGCCCGAATGGCCTCAACAGCTCTTGCGGGCATACCTGTTCCGTTTAGGATTGCACCTGGTGCACCGTCATTCTGCCGCCAGCGCCTACAATAAGCTGCTCCACACTGGCGTGGTGATTGCAGACCTGGTAGCGGACAGTTCAGCGGCAGAACCGGCCGTTGCAGCACCTGCTGTGCTGACCGCTGAACCAGTTACCGAATCGGTTAGGGAACCGGCTGCTGAACCGACTGTCGCTATTCCGTCCGCAGTCGTGGCTCCCGCCGCCGTAGCGCCCATCGAAGTGCCCTCCACAGAGATCACCCGTGACGAAAGCGAGGGCTCCGGTACAGGCCTGGATACCTCTCCAGAACCTACCTCCTGGGAGGATACCGCGGAATTTCCGGAGATCGCCGATGCGTGGGAAGGAACCCCAGACACCCCTGCCCTCGCAGATTCAGAGCTCGAGACAGGGAAGAACACCATGTCCCCAGAACACCACTGA